The nucleotide sequence AGGCATGTCCAGGGCCTGCACCAATGGCCGCACTGGGAGCGCCCGCTCGTGGCCCGGGCACCGGGCTGTGCACTCAACATTGGGTTGCTCGGCCTCCCTCAGGGACATGGCCACAGGCCTCTCCTGGCTCTCGGCTCCATCCTGCTCCAGGGGGCGTTGGGCATGGGCACGGGTGCAGGTACAGGGTGGGAACGAGCACTGGACCAGCTTCTTCACGGCGAGAAAGTCGGTGGCGTCGGCATGCACGTGTCTCCGCAGCTCCTGCAGGTCCTGGCCCTGCGACACGGCAGCTGTGAACGGGTGGctgggtgtgtgtggtgggggggttgggggtgggttcGAGCGGGGCAGGGAAGAACCTGGGGTTGTAGGAAGAGGTGGCAATGCGCTGGCTGGCCATCACGCCCGGCCCGGCCCACAGCCTGTACGTAGCTCTCAAAACTTGTGGGCAGCCCCAGGTGCAGCACAGCCCGCACGTCTGGCCGGTCCAGCCCCATCCCGAAGGCCACCGTGGCCACCACCACCCGCAGCCGGCCGTCCATGAAGGCCTGCTGCACCCGCTGCCGCTCCCGGCTACACATGCCGGCGTGGTAGGCTTCGGCTACAGCCTTGGGGGCCTGGCCTGCGGGGGAGACAGAGACAGTTGGGTAGACTGTGTTCCTGAGGCAGCTCCTGTGGGGCACAACCCTGCTGGCCTCACCTCTGGGCCCCAGGTCCCGGGCCTCAGGCAGGCAGGTGCGGAGCAGTGCGGCAACACGCTCTGTGTCCTCGCGTCTATTGCAGTACACGATGACAGAGCTCAGAGCACAGAAACGATCACTCCGCAGCAGTGTCACCAAAGCCTGGTGGGTGATGGTGGTCAGTGGGGGCTGTCAGAGGCCGCGCCTCTGCCTGGCCCAGGTGTGTACACCTACCTGGTCTGGGTCCCTGTCCATGGACACAGAGAGGTACAGGTTGGTGGGGATGGTGGCTGGCCCTCTGAGGACAAGCTCCTCGGCTACGCCTAGATGCCGGGCCACATCTCTCGCGGTGCTGCGTGTGGCCGTGGCCGTGAGGCCCAGGAAGCAGCGCACGCCCATGTGTTCCCGCAGCACCTGTGTGGGAGCGGAGCTGGTGAAGATGCCCGAGCTGCCCTCCCTGGCCTGCTCACTCATACCCCGAATAAGACTCACCTTGCAGACGCGCAGGTAGCAGGGCCGGAAGTTGTGGGACCACTGGGAAAGGCAATGGGCCTCATCAACACAGGCAAAAGCGACCGGAGGCAGCTGAGGGAGGCGGCCAGGGGTCCCTGCGCCAGCCCCAACCAGCGCCTCGGGTGACAGCATCAGCACGTGCACCTGGGCCGCCTGAACCTGAGGGTGCAAGGTCAGGAGCATCATCCAAGGGCCTATCTGCTCCCCTGCCCGTCTTGCCACGTGAGGCCCCTCACCTTCTTCAAGGCAGACTCCCGCTGCTTCCTGGTCATGCCTGAATGTATGCAGGCTGCCTTCAGGCACGGGGGCAGGCCAGATACCTGCAGGTACGGGAGAGCGACCAGTTACAAGCCACCCTTCCTTGGCCCTCCCTCCAATGGCTCTCAGCTGCTCAGCCTGACAGGGACCACCATCTCTGCCTCAGGCTCTCTAGGGAGAACGAGCCCAGACTGTGGAGCCTAGGACTAAGGATTCAGAGCCACCCAGAGCCTTGGCTCAGAAGCGCCAGGAGCAGACAGGCCCTACTGGGGATGtcccccctccccagtgcctCTCCTCCTAGGAGTTGACCCACGTCTGGCCACCTGCCACGTCCCTGCTGTCCTTGGGCCACTATGAGGCCTGGGGTTGTGGACATAGCCAACGAGGTGAGAACAGCTGAGCTCTTTACAGCTCTGATTAGGTAACAAGCAGCAGCCCAAAAGGGCCAGAGGACCTGTGGGCACTGGTTCCTGCCTTCTGCATGGGCCCAAGGTTCCAGTCGGTGTACCTGGTCGTCCATGAGAGACAGGAGGGGAGAGATGACTAGTGTGAGACAGGGGCTCCGCCGGGCGTAAAGCAACGCAGGGAGCTGGTAGCACAGGGACTTGCCAGCACCCGTGGGCAACACCAGCAGCGTGGACATGCCTGGTGGGACCAAGGATCAGTAGTGCCACTCCGTGGCCAGGCCTTGGCCCTGCCTCATCCCCCCGGCAGCCAAGCTCACCAGAAAGGATCCGCATGACCACACGCTCCTGCCCAGGGCGGAAGGCTTGGTGCCCCAGCTGCTCTAGGGCCTGGAGTACCTCCGCTGGTGTCTCTGGGGACAGGGGTGTTGGTCAGCATGGCCCCAAGTCGCCCCCATCTCCCAGTAAAGGCTCTGGGCTGGTAGACTTCCGCTCACCTGCCACCTGCCCCGACGGCCCTGGTGGGTAGAGTGGTGGCACATAGGGGGGTGGGCAGTGCACCTGGGGCACAGACTGCTCCATGGTCACCAACAGCTCAGGCCCAGAGGGCTCTGTATCTTTCTCACTTACTAGAAACGGACACAAAAAGGTGGTGTGGGACTCCAGACTAGACTGGGATCTTTCTAGCAAAAACAGGTAACTACAGCCTGCCCCCCGTCCCTTCATTCACCAGGGAGCTGACAGCTGGCAGTGCCTGTCCTCTGGACTGCTTCCTCCAAGGTGAGCTGGGTCTGCACGTCCTCTCCGTTCTCACTGCTCTTCTGGGGGCCGGGAGTAGGCTCTGCATCCGGTATAAGGAGCTGCTAGATTCCTTTGTTCGAGCTAGACGTgcttccccccactcctccctgaGAGTACAAGTCTCCTCCGAACAGTGTTAGGAACCCATCACCCAGAGTAGAAGTTTCACCTGGCTGGGGGCACTGGGATGACCAGTGGCCTAGCTGCCCACACCGGAAGCAAGAGTTCCTGACTGTGGCTCTGGGCTGACCACCTCCAAAACACTCCCCTTTCTTCTGCCACTTCTGCTTCCACATCTGGGGGCCGCAAAAGAAGGTCAAGAGGCAAAAGGTGGTAGGGATGAAGGGAGTGCCTGCCACCACCTCACCTGCTTCCGGAGCAGCCTGCCACGGAGCGCTGGGCCCCGCACATAGCGTTTCTGCTTCATGTTGAGTCGCACATAATTATCTCCGCTCTGGATAGCTCGTCTAGAAAGGATGTACAAGCAGGCCATGCCCAAAGCCTGCCCCACCCTGGCTCATCTCAAGGCGATCCTACCGGGAAGCTGAAGCTGTAGTACCTGGGGGCTGTGGGGCCACTGGGGGGCTGAACCCACAGGGGTTCTCCTGGACCATCTTCTGCATGTCCCGTAGCCTCAGCTTCTTGAGGCAGAGGTCCCGCTTGGCCACTGTCCTGCTGGGCCTGGGCAGGGTTCCCTTCTGGTTCCCTACCGCATCTCCACTTCTTGCCTCGACTGTTGCCGGGTTGGGGGCTCCCTGTAACTCCACCTGTCTGTAGGGCTTGAGTCTCAGGGCCAGTGCTATGACCAAGGACTGATGGGACACCTGAGGTCAGAGGCTGTGACCCCTCTACGCCCAGGTTAGGCGGGCAGGCCTGGGCAGCCCCCAGGAAGTCTGGGGCCCCATTGTGACACCGCTGTAGCCAGTCAGGATCTAGGGAGCTCAGTCGTAGGCTCAGGGATGCCTGTAGCTGCTGGAGGCGGCCTGGCCTCAGCTGGGGCCCACGAGGCTGGAGGGGCACCTCACTGACTTCTTCTGGAGAGATGGGGGCAGCCCCTGCACCTGGTGGCCCCGGGGAGGGCGTCTTGGACGAGGGTCTTCGTGGAGGCCGGGGTATGTGGCCCAGGGCTGGCCCAGCCTGAGAGGGGGAAGACGGACCAGGAAGCAGGAACTCAGGTATCTGGGCTGGTACTACAGACTCTGAAACCTCCCAGAATGTCCACCCGGAAGCACCAGGCAAGGTGAGAAGCCTGAGATTGGCTCTGAACCCGTCTCAGGAGTCTCACCCTGATTAGTGCTGGAAGGGTACGTATGGCCACATAAGTACAAGCGCGAAAGTGTGGAAGGGTTGACGAGAAAGGCTACGTGGTGATCCTGCCCCTGGGCGGACACCAGCTCTGCGTCCAGGACAGACGCACTGCCCACTTGGCCTACTGGTAACTCTTACCTGCAGGGTGGCCTTTAGGTTGGCCTTAAGCCTCTTCCCATAGTCTGGCACAGACCCCACAGGACTTGGCCCTGAAAGACTAGAACGTGGACTCTGGGTCGCAGCCCGATTCAAGTGCGGCCCCCAGCAGCTGGGCTCCAGCCTCTGCAGGAAGAGAGGGTGGGGGTCCGagccctcctccagcctcccagcccccctcctcccccaggtccGGTCCTCCCCCGACGTTCTGTGCCCCACAGAGGCCTGATCACGACTCCTCCCGGCTCTGCGGTCCAGGAGACTGACCCGCAGGCCAGGACGTCCAGGCCTGGGTACCTCCTCCGCCGTCGCGAGAAGCGACTGCTTGGGCCTACGAGGTCCGATGCCGCCGGCCCGGCTCAGGGCCTCCTTCAGGGCGCGGTACTCCCGGTAGAGCGCTGGGGATGGGGTCAAGGGTCATCGGGGGCCGCCGGGCTCCCTCCCCGCccgtccctccttcctccccacgtCCGCGCGCTCACCGCGGGTCTCCTCCGGCGCCGCCTGCACGTCCTCCTGCGGCGGGAACGCGTCAGCCCGCGGCCGaacccccagccccccgcccccgggcagCCCGCACCTGGCCCGGCCGCCGCCCGCACCGCCTCCGGAACGCGCGCTCCCAATCCCGCAGCCGCTCCCGCACGTCCTGCAGCCGCTCCAGGGCGCGGCCCGGCGCCCCGGGCTCCATGAATCTCCCGCCGCGAGGGCGACGCCGGCCGCCGGCCAATGGGGGCACCCAGCAGGGTCGGAGGCGGGGCGGCTCGGCAGCCGCCTCCGGGACAGCCAATCAGTGGGACCCTAGTGGGGCGGCCAATGGGTGGCGTCTACGTCATCGCGGCGCGCGGAGGCGCTGGGCGGGGCGCCGCGGACGGTGAGGCGGGGCCGGTGGCGGTGGCAGCGGCTGTGGGGCTGGTGAGCGCGGGCCACCGGCCGGAGATGTAGCGGGGCGGCGTGCGCCCCCGGCCCTGCCTGGCCGCACGAAGCAGGCACGGGCGCTTGGGGCGGCGCTGCCCGGGAGGCGGGAGCGGGAACCGGACGGTTCGTCCGCGGGGTGTGGGGGAAGAAcctggagccctgcgtcgggcagAGCGACCTCGGGCCCCGGGGGGACGACGCACCGGCTTCGAGGGGCACATCACGTCCGGGAGGCGGAGGGCGTCGCGTTGAGGGTCTCCCGCGGCTCGAGGCCGGGAGGAGCCGGGCGGGGGCGTCTTCGGGGAAACGCCGGGAGCCGCGGGCCggcgggagggggcggcggcCACTGCACAGAGGCTCCTCCCACGGTGACCACACTGGCTGCTTTCGTTTCCTCTCGTGACAGGTGCTGGGTTGGTCTGTCCTGTCACAGCGAGGTATGACTCGCCCTCGCGAGATTTGTCTCCAGGCAGAGCAAGGCCGAGGGTTGGCGTTCGGGGCTTCTCAGGAACCAGTGCCCTGAGGACTTGCGTTGTGCATGAGGTCCGGAAGAGCAGGGTCCCTGGGGCCAGACTGCTCCCCCTTCCCCGAGCTCATCGCCCAGGCTGTGACCTTGGCCTGGCAAGGCTTAGATCTTAGTTTTCTAATTTGTTTCCAGGGGTATGACTGGGAAGCAGTTTTGAGGATGAGGTGTTTGGCCCAAAGTAAGTCCCCTGACTGTTGCTGCTGCTGAAGTCAACAGTAGAGGTGATGTCTAAGAGCTCCATAGTCTCAGGCATTTACCGTATGCCCTTTGTTAGCTGGGATGCCTATTCAACTGCTGACTCTCTCCATCTGAGCACTTCCTGGCCTGGGTCCTACTGAATCCCATGGGTTTGAGAGTTGGGCTCTCACTGTGGTTCTCTCTTGGGGGAAAGAGGACGTTTAGACAGGTGGCAAGGACCTTGGTGGGTGaagtttgctttctttctgtgAATCTGCAGGGATCTCCGTGCTTGGCAGTACTACTGGACGGTAGTAGTTAAGACCTGAGGGTCAGGCCTGTCTGGACTCAAGGTTCCCTGGGTCCTAACCCTTTTTACCTTTGCTGGTATTAAGCTGCATCAGTGCTTCCAGTTCCTCTCCAAGGACCACCCGCAAGagctggaggagggtggggaggcggATTGTGATGCAGCTTCCAGCCTCCTAGGAGTGTCCTACCTCCTCTAGTGCTTGCGTGGTGGGGGAAGGGTCTGAGCTTTATTCTacttttgaggaagagagagtctctTGACAAACAGCTTTGTAATCTGGGAGGCCTCAagtacaggtgtgtgtgtgtggaggggggggaGGTCCTGCAGAGCAGTAGCCGTCTAAAGCACATCCAGGCAAGCTGGTCATGTCTGATGCTGTGCTATTTATGTACCGTTTGATGGCTACGTTTCCCTAAAGAGACTCCATGCTTCTGGAGGGAGGGAACTGGGGGGTGGTCTTGTCCCTGTTTCCACTTAGCCCAATGCTAGGCACTTAGCACTTGCTCTTCAGTGCCACGGTCCTTCACTGAGTGTCAGCGCTGTACCAAGTGCCACGCTGGGCTTGCTACCTATCAGTGATGGAGGAGGCTATGGCCGGGTGGTGGCCTGGGGTCTGTCCTCCCCGCTGAAGGGCCCTTCCCTGCAGGTGGCTTCCTGCCTGGCCCAGCGCCATGCACACGCTTGTGTTCCTGAGCACGCGGCAAGTGCTCCAGTGCCAGCCAGCTGcctgccaggccctgcccctgcTGCCTCGAGAGCTCTTCCCCCTGCTGTTCAAGGTGGCCTTCATGGACAAGAAGACTGTTGTGCTTCGAGAGCTGGTGCACACGTGGCCCTTCCCACTGCTCAGCTTCCAGCAGCTGTTGCAGGAATGTGCCCACTGCAGCCGGGCCTTGCTGCAGGAGCGCCCCAGTACAGAAAGCATGCAGGCCGTGATCCTGGGGCTGACGGCCCGGCTCCACACCCCAGAGACAGAGGCTGGTACACAGCCTCTCTGCAGGTATGGGCTCACCCGAGGGCCCCgagggcccggggtggggggggggtggtgcagagAGTGTCCCCTGTGAGGTTCCAGGCGACTGCAAGGACTCAGTGCAGGAACAGGCATGTTGCTCCTGTCCCAAGATGGCTGGGAGTGGGTGTGGGCTCTGCTCCCTTGTCTCCTGCTTCAGCCTACCCATGCTCCCAGGAAGCATGCCCTGCGAGTGCTGGACATGACGGGCCTCCTGGACGATGGCGTGGAGcaggaccctggcaccatgaGCATGTGGGACTGCACAGCAGCGGTGGCCCGCACCTGCATAGCGCAGCAGCAGGGCGGGACTGCAGAGCCCGGGCTGGCCCCCATTCCTGTGGAGGTTCGTGTGGACCTGCGGGTGAACCGGGCCTCGTATGCGTTCCTGCGGGAGGCACTCCGAAGCAGCGTAGGTAGTCCGCTGCGGCTCTGCTGCCGGGACCTGCGGGCTGAGGACCTGCCCATGCGCAACACTGTGGCTTTGCTGCAGCTGCTGGATGCGGGCTGCTTGCGCCGTGTGGACCTGCGCTTTAACAACTTGGGTCTCCGTGGCCTGTCTGTTATCATCCCACATGTGGCCCGCTTCCAGCACCTGGCCAGTCTGCGGCTGCATTATGTGCACGGGGACTCCAGGCAGCCTTCTGTGGATGGTGAGGACAACTTCCGTTACTTCCTGGCCCAGATGGGCCGTTTCACTTGTCTGCGGGAGCTCAGCATGGGCTCCTCTCTCCTCTCGGGACGGTTGGACCAGCTGCTCAGGTGAGCAAGCCCCACTactgccctgcccttcctcctctcccccagacCCTCCCCTGGTCCAGCCTGTTTGTGATCTCCTGTGTCCCCTATAGCACTCTGCAGAGCCCCCTGGAGAGCCTGGAGCTGGCCTTCTGTGCCCTGCTGCCCGAGGATCTGCGCTTTCTGGCACGGAGCCCCCATGCTGTCCATCTCAAGAAGTTGGACCTTAGTGGCAATGACCTGTCTGGCAGCCAACTAGAGCCTTTCCAGGGTCTGCTCCAGGCAGCTGCGGCCACACTGCTGCACCTGGAGCTGACTGAGTGCCAGCTTGCTGATACCCAGCTGTTGGCCACGCTCCCTGTGCTGACGCGCTGCAGCAGCCTCCGCTACCTCGGCCTCTATGGCAACCCGCTGTCCATGGCGGGCCTCAAGGAGCTCCTCCGGGATTCAGTGGTGCAGGCTGAGCTACGCACAGTGGTGCACCCCTTCCCTGTGGACTGTTATGAAGGCCTGCCCTGGCCACCGCCTGCTTCTGTTCTGCTGGAGGCTTCCATCAACGAGGAGAAGTTTGCTCGTGTGGAGGCCGAGTTGCACCAGCTGCTACTAGCCTCGGGCCGTGCTCATGTGCTCTGGACCACAGACATTTATGGGCGCCTGGCTGCAGACTACTTCAGCCTATGACCTCCAGGCTGTCCTGGTGTTCAGGGCTGATGGAGATCCCTCCCTGCCTTAGGTAGACAGAGCCTTCATGGGGCCCTGTTGGAGGCCTGACACAGAGGCACTGGTCTCGGGTTTCCTTGCTCCTGGGCATTTTGAGCCTTCCTATGCTTTGTGCAGCACCATGCGCAGTTTGCCCTGTACCCATTCCCCTGACTGGCTTGGGCTTCAAGGGCTGGATTCCAGGCCTGCACGGCCAGGTTTGGTTTGGGTGCACTTGGCTACCCTCTGGTGTTGTGGTCCTTTCTTTGGAATGTTTCTGGGGTCCCAGCTGCGAGCTGAGAGAGGGTGTTCTCTCTAGGCCCTTCCCAAGAGCAGACTGCCCTGGGGTTGAAGTTGGAACAGAGACCTGCTTCAAGGAGAGCTGGGTCTCCCTGCCCCGGCACCCAGGAGACCACCTGgctgggctttggagccagaaggTGTCATTAAGGTACAAACGTGCAGTGTGTTTGGAACTTAAATTTGTGGTTGTTTCTTCTGTCCTAATTGGTCAGAATGACTTGTCGCTGGCTCTGCTGTCACCCCCAACCTGGCCGCTGGGTAACTAACAGCTGTCTTCCAgtccgctgccctcctccccgtcCCTGGGCACCCCCACCCGCCTCACAGCCACTCTGGACGCCTCCACAGCCCGTCGCCCCTCCCACCTCGGGGAGGCCCCAGGTCCTCCAGAGGCTGGCGAGCCGGTGTCAGCCCCTGCAGAGCTAGAGGTGAGGGTAGTCCTGGGAGGCGTCTTTTCTGGAGGGCCTCGGTAGGGGTGTGGGGAACCTCCTTGGCCACCGTCCGTTCGCACCTTAGGACTTCCGCCCGCAGAGCTGGGGGTCCGCAGGTGCCTGCGCCACGCCCTCGGGGCCCCGGACCCCACACACGGCTCGCCGCACACTGCGCAGCTTCTAGCCTTTACTGACTGCGCTGGAGCATGCGCGGGGCGAGCCCGCGGGCCGGCCAGTCCGCGAGGCCGACGTCATCcgcgcgcgcccgcccgcccctCTAGGCCCCCCCCGCTCAGCAGTGAATTTCATAGGCTGCGGGCGGCTGCAGCGGGAGGCCCTGCGCCGGCCCGGTCGCCGCGCCGTCGGCCGCCTCCGTCGGGCCCTCTGCGAAGAGCGGCTTGGAGCGGTCGATGACGAACATCTCGTGGCCTCGCTCGTCGCGGAGCTCCTCGAGCTGCGCGAAGGTGCAGGGCCCATCCGAGTAGTCGTTGACGAACAGCGCGCCCTCCCCCGGCGGCCCCGGCGCCTTTTTCCGCTTGCGCCGGCGGCGGCAGATCATGGTCGCCAGCAGCAGCGCCGTGAGCGCGAGGAGCGCGATGGCGGCTGCGATGGCCGTCTGCGTGGCCAGGCCCAGGGCGCGGAAGGCCATGCTGCCCGCCTCGTGCAGGGGCTCGTGGCTGACGGGGCCGGCgtgcgggggcggcgggggcgcccgctgcagctgctgctgctgctgggacAGGTTGACCAGGAGCTGGAAGGGCACGCGGGCGGCGCCGCCGGCGTTGGAGGCCTCGCACTCGTACTTGCCAGCGTGGGCCAGGGTGATGTTGGTGAGGAAGAGCATGCCGCTGCCCGTGTCGGAGGCGCCGGGCCCGCCTGGGCGCGGCGCCCCGCCGTCTGGCTGGATCTGAGCCCGTCGCTGCCCTTCGCGAGGCTGGGCCACCTTTCTCCAGGTCACCAGGGGCTGCGGGTAGCCGGAAGCTTGGCAGGCAACCCGCAGGTCCTCCCCCAGGTTGGCTGTCACCTCCAGCGGCTCCACGTGTACAGACGGTGGGATGCAGATGAGGCTACTGCCAGATATGTCCAGGAGACTTTGAAGTGCCAGGCGCGGGGGCTCTGCACACATTATCTTCTTGTCCCTGGAGCTGAGCAGCCGCTGGCCGCCCTCCTTGATCCATGCTCCCAGCCAATGCAGGGCACAGTCACAGCGCCATGGGTTCTCTGTGGGCAGAGCAGTGGCGGGCTGGTAGCTCAGGGGTGGTTGGCCAGAACAGGAGCCCCTTTCCTATCTCCCACAGGGCGCCCCTGCAGCCTCTTCTCTGACCCCAAGCTCCGTGGAGTGTGGGCAcgctcttccctccctcttcagtTCTGTGATGCATGTTCCAGATCTCTAATTTCTAAGAAAGCCTCTACTCCTCTGAAGTCTCTGCAACAAGTCCCATTATTTTTGGGGAAGCTTGGTGTCCACATAGACATCCTACAGCACTGAAACCTTGCAGGTCCTGTCAGCCTTGTCTTCAGGTGCTGTGTCCTGGAATGCCAGCCCTAGTTTCATCCTTCCAgtttctgcctgcctgccctgaTAGCCCCAAAGTGTGCAAGTGTAAGCCCCTCAACTCTTTCCAGGGATTTCTACCTTTTCTGTCTTCATTAGGCAAGTTCCCTGAGCTGTGTCCCTTCCAGCACCCCCATTCCTATCAGACTTCTCCCATGGGTGCAGGTGGTGGCATGGCCCTCCAGAGTGCTCCTGGATGGTCTGCAATTCAGAGCCACTGAAATCAAAAGTCCCCTCCACACCTGAGCCTGTTTCCTACTGCCACCCCTGTGGCCAGGGAATAAAGCTTTGCATGAGATCCCTTCCCCCCGGAAGGAGGTACCTGTGAGGCGCAGGACCTGCAGGCTGGCCAGGGGCTGTAGGGCCTCACGGCTGATGGTGCCCAGTTGATTCCTGCTGAGGTCCAGCAGTGCCAATGAGGAGAGCCCGGCCAGGGCCTGGTCCTCCAGCAGCTCAATGCTGTTTTCCTGCAGGTGCAGCTCCTGCAGTCGCTGAAGGAAGGACAGCAGATCATCAGGGAAAGGCCCTGGGACACAGGATCCCTTCCTAGCAGGATAGACTGGGTTGACTTTTCTCCCTTTCACTACCCCTAGCCCACCTAACCCCCTCACCGGTAGGTGCAGGAAGGTGAAATCCAGCAGCTGCCCTAGCTGGTTACCAGCCAGGTAGAGCGCACGGAGCTGGGCCAGGCCGGTGAAAGCGCCAACTCGCAAGCCACGCAGCCGGTTGCCGGTGAGCGCTAGCTCTAGCAGGCGTGACTGCGCGCGGAAGGCGCCTGGCTCCAGGGCGCGCAGGCTGTTATTGTGCAGGTAGAGACGGCGCAGGGCTGCGAGAGGCGCCAGTACACCCGGTTCCAGGCGCGCGATGCTGTTGTCCTGCAGGAACAGCGTCTGCGGGCCGGAGGGAAGGAGGGTATTCACGCCTCTGAGGGAGTCTCCCTCTTCCCTAGGGCGCTCCAGCACCCACAGGGACGCTCACACAGCCCTCCCTCCGTGTCGCGGGCACCTCTGCTCCGCGGCCCAGTGGCCCCACGCGGTGCCCACCTGCGTCCCAGGTGGAATTCCGGGCGGGACGACGCGCAGCCGCAGGGCGCCGCACTCCACCGTGGCGCTGTAGCAGCGGCAGGCGGCCGGGCAGCCGGCAGCGCGGGCCGGGAAGTCGGGGAACCACAGCAGCCACAGCAGCAGCAGTGTGGGCGCGCCCGGGGCCATCTCCCGCGGGACCGGCCGCGGGCCACGAAGCTGCAACCTCCTGACGGGCTTCCTTATAGTCCACCCCGGATGTGATGTGCCTCCTGAAACACAGGTTGGCAGGCCTGCCCCTAACACTTGAGAGCCAGAGAAGGACATGATGGAGGCCCACAGCTTGTGTCTAGTTTC is from Zalophus californianus isolate mZalCal1 chromosome 4, mZalCal1.pri.v2, whole genome shotgun sequence and encodes:
- the RECQL4 gene encoding ATP-dependent DNA helicase Q4 isoform X1; amino-acid sequence: MEPGAPGRALERLQDVRERLRDWERAFRRRCGRRPGQEDVQAAPEETRALYREYRALKEALSRAGGIGPRRPKQSLLATAEEVPRPGRPGLRVSLLDRRAGRSRDQASVGHRTSGEDRTWGRRGAGRLEEGSDPHPLFLQRLEPSCWGPHLNRAATQSPRSSLSGPSPVGSVPDYGKRLKANLKATLQAGPALGHIPRPPRRPSSKTPSPGPPGAGAAPISPEEVSEVPLQPRGPQLRPGRLQQLQASLSLRLSSLDPDWLQRCHNGAPDFLGAAQACPPNLGVEGSQPLTSGVPSVLGHSTGPETQALQTGGVTGSPQPGNSRGKKWRCGREPEGNPAQAQQDSGQAGPLPQEAEATGHAEDGPGEPLWVQPPSGPTAPRRAIQSGDNYVRLNMKQKRYVRGPALRGRLLRKQMWKQKWQKKGECFGGGQPRATVRNSCFRCGQLGHWSSQCPQPEPTPGPQKSSENGEDVQTQLTLEEAVQRTGTASCQLPVSEKDTEPSGPELLVTMEQSVPQVHCPPPYVPPLYPPGPSGQVAETPAEVLQALEQLGHQAFRPGQERVVMRILSGMSTLLVLPTGAGKSLCYQLPALLYARRSPCLTLVISPLLSLMDDQVSGLPPCLKAACIHSGMTRKQRESALKKVQAAQVHVLMLSPEALVGAGAGTPGRLPQLPPVAFACVDEAHCLSQWSHNFRPCYLRVCKVLREHMGVRCFLGLTATATRSTARDVARHLGVAEELVLRGPATIPTNLYLSVSMDRDPDQALVTLLRSDRFCALSSVIVYCNRREDTERVAALLRTCLPEARDLGPRGQAPKAVAEAYHAGMCSRERQRVQQAFMDGRLRVVVATVAFGMGLDRPDVRAVLHLGLPTSFESYVQAVGRAGRDGQPAHCHLFLQPQGQDLQELRRHVHADATDFLAVKKLVQCSFPPCTCTRAHAQRPLEQDGAESQERPVAMSLREAEQPNVECTARCPGHERALPVRPLVQALDMPEEAIETLLCYLELHPRRWLELLTPTCTRCHLRCPGGPPQLQALAHRCPLLAMCLAQQPPQNTGGGSCSVEFDVLQLAGSVGWKLASVQQALRQLQWEPEPGTGAPRDTGVLVEFRELAFCLRSPGDLTAHERDQICDFLYGHIQAREQEALARLRHTFQAFHSVAFPSCGPCLEQPDEERSARLKALLSCYFEEEGSGGTEDEQGPEPGQARIQDWEDQIRQDVRHLLSSWPDQQFSGRAVARIFHGIGSPRYPAQVYGRDRRFWRRYLHLSFPALMHLATEEILRWGH
- the RECQL4 gene encoding ATP-dependent DNA helicase Q4 isoform X5 — its product is MCPSKPRLEPSCWGPHLNRAATQSPRSSLSGPSPVGSVPDYGKRLKANLKATLQAGPALGHIPRPPRRPSSKTPSPGPPGAGAAPISPEEVSEVPLQPRGPQLRPGRLQQLQASLSLRLSSLDPDWLQRCHNGAPDFLGAAQACPPNLGVEGSQPLTSGVPSVLGHSTGPETQALQTGGVTGSPQPGNSRGKKWRCGREPEGNPAQAQQDSGQAGPLPQEAEATGHAEDGPGEPLWVQPPSGPTAPRRAIQSGDNYVRLNMKQKRYVRGPALRGRLLRKQMWKQKWQKKGECFGGGQPRATVRNSCFRCGQLGHWSSQCPQPEPTPGPQKSSENGEDVQTQLTLEEAVQRTGTASCQLPVSEKDTEPSGPELLVTMEQSVPQVHCPPPYVPPLYPPGPSGQVAETPAEVLQALEQLGHQAFRPGQERVVMRILSGMSTLLVLPTGAGKSLCYQLPALLYARRSPCLTLVISPLLSLMDDQVSGLPPCLKAACIHSGMTRKQRESALKKVQAAQVHVLMLSPEALVGAGAGTPGRLPQLPPVAFACVDEAHCLSQWSHNFRPCYLRVCKVLREHMGVRCFLGLTATATRSTARDVARHLGVAEELVLRGPATIPTNLYLSVSMDRDPDQALVTLLRSDRFCALSSVIVYCNRREDTERVAALLRTCLPEARDLGPRGQAPKAVAEAYHAGMCSRERQRVQQAFMDGRLRVVVATVAFGMGLDRPDVRAVLHLGLPTSFESYVQAVGRAGRDGQPAHCHLFLQPQGQDLQELRRHVHADATDFLAVKKLVQCSFPPCTCTRAHAQRPLEQDGAESQERPVAMSLREAEQPNVECTARCPGHERALPVRPLVQALDMPEEAIETLLCYLELHPRRWLELLTPTCTRCHLRCPGGPPQLQALAHRCPLLAMCLAQQPPQNTGGGSCSVEFDVLQLAGSVGWKLASVQQALRQLQWEPEPGTGAPRDTGVLVEFRELAFCLRSPGDLTAHERDQICDFLYGHIQAREQEALARLRHTFQAFHSVAFPSCGPCLEQPDEERSARLKALLSCYFEEEGSGGTEDEQGPEPGQARIQDWEDQIRQDVRHLLSSWPDQQFSGRAVARIFHGIGSPRYPAQVYGRDRRFWRRYLHLSFPALMHLATEEILRWGH